In the Flavobacterium acetivorans genome, one interval contains:
- a CDS encoding tetratricopeptide repeat-containing sensor histidine kinase encodes MKIKIIILPILFVMVVSCQKKKFEFEKRNEILSLIKKIEDSPLKADIEEQYLDTIYQKLQSQENDSINRNLYFKIAVKYYNCNSLDKYLRTTKKIHQLAINRNDVPHIAKSLYYFGDYYESKVQYDSAYRYYSMSEKLYHKIKDNLNSGKLALYKAGILYDTGNFNEGEIQGVNALKLLSKTKNTRLIYEANIIVALCLKELNNFEKALEYYGFALEQLDKLDSQNEPKEKIAKSRASCYNNIGSVYEKMENYPKAIQMYNTGLQTNNLKQKYPKSYAALLNNLGYSKMKLGDNGVEDLLLESLKIRDSIQTEPGIVASKIKIGEYYLSQKDTSKALTYIKEGFLLSKKIKSNYDIIQSLKLLTENDIKNKTYYSNLYIKAIDSVQNAERATRNKFARIAYETDQVEEKNEILSKRNTNIIIGSGIITLFLGIFFVIYRLKSRNKELLFIQEQQETNEKIYQLMLKQQSETEQARKEERNRIAMELHDGIVNSIFTTRFNLIQLDPNAVDKKEQLVEELEKAENEIRRVSHDLTENLLFEDKSLAEIITTLVESQQNQYNTQFDVSIDKYIDWSKIASANKIHIYRIIQEALQNVNKYSKAERCYIMLLKTADNISIRIWDNGIGFNPEKVKQGIGLKNIKSRTEALNGELKISSNSEKGTTIEIIF; translated from the coding sequence TTGAAAATTAAAATAATTATCCTGCCTATCTTGTTTGTAATGGTCGTTTCTTGTCAGAAAAAGAAATTTGAATTCGAAAAAAGAAACGAAATTTTATCGTTGATAAAAAAGATAGAAGATTCACCTTTAAAAGCAGACATTGAAGAACAATACTTAGATACTATATACCAAAAATTGCAGAGTCAGGAAAACGATTCAATTAATCGAAATTTATATTTTAAAATTGCGGTTAAATATTATAATTGTAATTCCTTAGATAAATATCTAAGGACTACAAAAAAAATACATCAATTAGCAATTAATAGAAATGATGTTCCGCATATAGCAAAATCACTTTATTATTTTGGCGATTATTATGAATCCAAAGTACAATATGACAGCGCTTACAGATATTATTCTATGTCAGAAAAATTATATCATAAGATAAAAGATAATTTAAACTCTGGCAAACTAGCCCTTTATAAAGCAGGGATTTTATATGATACTGGAAACTTTAATGAAGGTGAAATACAAGGAGTAAATGCTCTAAAATTACTTTCAAAAACAAAGAACACAAGACTAATCTATGAAGCGAATATTATAGTAGCATTGTGTTTAAAAGAATTAAATAACTTTGAAAAAGCTTTGGAATATTATGGATTTGCTTTAGAACAATTGGATAAACTGGATAGTCAAAATGAACCTAAAGAAAAGATTGCTAAATCAAGAGCATCATGCTACAATAATATTGGCTCCGTCTATGAAAAAATGGAGAACTATCCCAAAGCAATACAGATGTATAATACAGGATTGCAAACAAATAATTTAAAACAAAAATATCCTAAATCCTACGCCGCTTTATTAAATAATCTCGGGTATTCAAAAATGAAACTAGGAGACAATGGTGTTGAGGATTTATTATTAGAATCTTTAAAAATCCGTGACAGCATTCAAACAGAACCAGGTATAGTAGCCAGTAAAATTAAGATTGGTGAATATTATCTTAGTCAAAAAGATACCAGTAAAGCTCTTACTTACATAAAAGAGGGATTCCTACTATCCAAAAAAATTAAAAGTAATTACGATATTATTCAATCATTGAAATTATTAACTGAAAATGATATTAAAAACAAGACTTATTATTCAAATCTATACATTAAGGCTATTGACAGTGTTCAAAATGCGGAACGGGCAACCCGGAATAAATTTGCAAGAATAGCCTATGAAACCGATCAGGTAGAAGAAAAAAATGAAATTTTATCTAAAAGGAATACCAATATCATTATTGGATCCGGAATAATTACTCTTTTTTTAGGGATCTTTTTTGTCATATACCGTCTAAAATCCAGAAATAAAGAACTACTTTTTATTCAGGAACAGCAAGAAACCAATGAAAAAATATACCAATTAATGCTAAAACAGCAATCGGAAACCGAACAAGCCCGCAAAGAGGAAAGAAATCGTATAGCGATGGAATTACATGATGGCATAGTAAACAGCATTTTCACGACTCGTTTTAACTTAATTCAATTAGATCCAAATGCGGTAGATAAAAAAGAACAACTGGTAGAAGAACTCGAAAAAGCGGAGAATGAAATAAGACGCGTTTCTCATGATTTGACTGAAAACCTACTTTTTGAAGATAAAAGTTTGGCGGAGATCATAACAACTTTAGTAGAATCCCAACAAAACCAATACAATACACAGTTTGATGTATCAATAGATAAATATATTGACTGGTCGAAGATTGCAAGTGCCAACAAAATACATATCTATCGCATTATTCAAGAGGCTTTGCAGAATGTCAACAAATATTCAAAAGCCGAAAGGTGTTATATAATGCTATTAAAAACTGCCGATAACATAAGCATTCGTATTTGGGATAACGGAATTGGATTTAATCCCGAAAAAGTGAAACAGGGAATTGGACTTAAGAATATTAAAAGCAGAACTGAGGCATTAAATGGAGAACTTAAAATTAGTTCCAATTCAGAAAAGGGCACAACCATAGAGATCATATTTTAA
- a CDS encoding DNA polymerase III subunit alpha codes for MYLNCHSFHSLRYGTISLNDLISQGVTCGLKAMALTDINTVTGIYDFIKGCNAVGIKPLVGMEFHSEKTMRYIGIAKNANGLAEMNQFLTSYNFSGEALPLYAPEFDSVYIIYTLENAPNTLRDNEFIGLRPEEVPKLFAAELKSKIAKMIVLQPVTFRTKKEFNLHKILRAIDSNIILSKLTEADYCKTSEVLKPVEELLAVYGEYPEIIRNTEKLIDQCNFEFEFNTPRNKKHYTNNSQTDIALLTSLAQQGLLWRYGKSNIQAKARVEKELKVINQLEFSGYFLITWDIIRYSNSRGFMHIGRGSGANSIIAYCLGITDICPLELDLYFERFLNENRKSPPDFDIDWSWKERDVILEYIFNRYGKENVAFCGTNVEFKYRSIFREVGKVFGLPKEELDMLAKNPMKLHETNTIVKFVQEYGLMLEKYPNQRSMHSCGILISEEPITNYTPLEMPPKGFPIVLFDMHVAEDIGFEKFDILSQRGIGHIDDSVKLIEKNRGIRVNIRDTSISKNEMLANSYLEQGKTIGCFYIESPAMRGLLRRLKCDNYKTLVAASSIIRPGVAKSGMMKEYIFRHNNPSQFEYFHEVFKEQLGETYGIMVYQEDVIKIALHYGGLPAADGDILRRAMSGKGRSLQALQKVKDNFFAACAQKGHPIALSEEIYRQIESFAGYSFCKAHSASYAVESYQSLYLKVYYPIEFMVAVINNQGGFYRTEVYVHEARMAGATVHNPCVNKSNYETNLYGTDVYLGFMHLLSVDSKMALFIVSDREKNGDFISLEDFINRIPMGIEGIKTLIFIGAFRFTAKTKNQLLVIASLLLNNLKPENKNLMLLQEPVKEYKLPNLERSLYEDAFDEIELLSFPVSCTVFDLLQTKYRGEVMAKDLISHHKKQVKMLAYLISRKQVPTTKGNMYFGTWIDNEGTYFDTVHFPDNLLQFPFQGGGCYLLLGTVEVDYHFPTLTISKMAKMPFVPDPRYMDAKDQYKTQQQIKEDVSSTHRAPYPQEHEINLPREKMNTTKY; via the coding sequence ATGTACCTCAACTGCCATTCCTTCCATTCCCTACGTTACGGTACCATTTCACTGAATGACCTTATTAGTCAAGGGGTTACCTGTGGCCTAAAAGCAATGGCACTCACAGATATTAATACAGTAACGGGCATTTATGATTTTATAAAAGGCTGTAATGCAGTTGGAATAAAACCTTTGGTAGGCATGGAATTCCATTCTGAAAAAACCATGCGATACATTGGTATTGCTAAAAATGCCAATGGATTAGCAGAAATGAATCAATTTCTGACTTCATATAATTTCAGTGGAGAAGCCTTACCGCTTTATGCTCCGGAATTCGATTCGGTTTATATTATTTACACCTTAGAAAATGCGCCTAATACACTTCGAGACAATGAATTTATAGGTCTTCGTCCAGAGGAAGTTCCCAAACTATTTGCTGCAGAACTTAAAAGTAAAATAGCCAAAATGATAGTGCTGCAACCCGTAACTTTCAGAACCAAAAAAGAATTTAATCTGCATAAAATACTACGAGCAATTGATTCTAATATTATTTTATCAAAGTTAACGGAGGCCGATTATTGCAAAACATCTGAAGTATTAAAACCAGTAGAAGAACTTTTAGCGGTCTATGGGGAATACCCCGAAATTATCCGAAATACAGAAAAACTAATAGACCAATGCAATTTTGAATTTGAATTTAATACGCCTAGAAATAAAAAACATTATACTAATAATAGTCAGACCGACATTGCTTTACTGACTTCGTTGGCCCAGCAAGGTCTCCTTTGGCGATACGGAAAAAGCAACATCCAAGCCAAAGCGCGTGTAGAGAAAGAACTTAAAGTCATTAACCAACTGGAATTTAGCGGTTATTTTTTAATTACTTGGGATATCATTCGCTACAGCAACAGTCGTGGCTTCATGCATATTGGACGTGGTAGTGGTGCCAATAGTATCATTGCCTATTGCCTTGGTATCACTGATATATGCCCTTTAGAACTGGACCTTTACTTTGAACGTTTTTTAAATGAAAATCGAAAAAGCCCACCCGATTTTGATATTGATTGGAGTTGGAAAGAACGCGATGTTATTTTGGAATATATTTTTAATCGCTACGGCAAGGAAAATGTGGCTTTTTGTGGTACGAATGTCGAATTCAAATACCGTTCTATTTTTAGGGAAGTGGGAAAAGTGTTCGGTCTTCCAAAAGAAGAATTAGACATGCTCGCCAAAAATCCGATGAAGCTTCATGAAACGAATACTATTGTGAAATTCGTACAAGAGTACGGTCTGATGCTCGAAAAATACCCCAATCAACGCAGTATGCATTCCTGTGGTATCTTAATATCCGAAGAACCGATAACCAATTATACGCCACTGGAAATGCCCCCAAAAGGCTTTCCAATTGTGCTTTTTGATATGCACGTTGCCGAAGATATTGGATTTGAAAAATTTGATATACTAAGCCAGCGGGGTATAGGTCACATTGACGATAGCGTAAAATTGATTGAGAAAAACCGTGGGATCCGGGTAAATATTCGAGACACCTCCATTTCTAAAAATGAAATGCTAGCCAACAGTTATTTGGAACAAGGCAAAACCATTGGTTGTTTTTACATCGAAAGTCCCGCCATGAGGGGATTATTGAGAAGATTGAAATGTGATAATTATAAAACATTGGTCGCCGCTTCTTCTATTATTCGTCCTGGTGTGGCCAAATCAGGAATGATGAAAGAATATATTTTCAGACATAACAATCCATCCCAATTTGAGTATTTCCATGAGGTATTTAAAGAACAATTAGGGGAAACCTATGGGATTATGGTCTATCAAGAAGATGTGATAAAAATTGCCTTGCACTATGGTGGCTTACCCGCTGCCGACGGGGATATTCTTCGTCGTGCAATGTCCGGTAAAGGGCGTTCACTGCAAGCGCTACAAAAAGTGAAAGACAATTTTTTTGCCGCCTGTGCTCAAAAAGGGCATCCTATAGCCTTGAGTGAAGAGATTTATCGCCAAATAGAATCTTTTGCAGGCTATTCGTTTTGTAAGGCGCACTCTGCTTCTTATGCTGTGGAGAGTTACCAAAGCTTATACCTGAAGGTCTACTACCCTATTGAATTTATGGTGGCCGTTATTAATAATCAAGGTGGTTTTTACCGCACCGAAGTCTATGTTCACGAAGCAAGAATGGCAGGGGCAACAGTGCACAATCCCTGTGTGAATAAAAGCAATTATGAAACCAATCTCTATGGCACCGATGTCTATCTTGGCTTCATGCATCTACTGAGTGTGGACAGTAAAATGGCTTTGTTTATAGTATCAGATCGGGAGAAAAATGGGGACTTTATTTCGTTAGAAGATTTCATTAATCGCATTCCAATGGGCATCGAAGGGATCAAAACATTGATTTTCATAGGGGCCTTTCGTTTTACAGCCAAAACTAAGAATCAACTTTTGGTTATTGCCAGTCTATTACTCAACAACCTAAAACCCGAAAATAAGAATCTAATGCTATTGCAAGAACCCGTTAAAGAATACAAACTTCCCAATTTAGAGCGTTCCCTCTATGAAGATGCTTTTGATGAAATCGAATTGCTGAGCTTTCCCGTTTCCTGTACCGTATTTGATTTACTGCAAACCAAGTACCGCGGAGAGGTCATGGCCAAAGATTTAATCAGTCATCATAAAAAGCAAGTGAAGATGCTGGCCTATCTCATATCACGCAAGCAAGTCCCCACCACGAAGGGGAATATGTATTTCGGTACTTGGATCGATAACGAAGGAACTTATTTTGATACGGTGCATTTTCCTGATAACCTGTTACAATTCCCTTTTCAAGGAGGTGGCTGTTATTTGTTATTAGGTACTGTAGAAGTAGATTATCATTTTCCAACGCTAACCATCTCAAAAATGGCTAAAATGCCTTTTGTACCTGACCCCCGTTATATGGACGCCAAGGATCAATACAAAACCCAACAACAAATCAAGGAAGATGTCAGCAGCACACATCGCGCCCCTTATCCTCAAGAGCATGAAATTAATCTACCGAGGGAAAAAATGAATACAACTAAGTACTAA